The genome window ACATACCGGAAGAGCCATGGCTCGATGATGGAAATAAGAGAGCTGTCAAAGAGAATGACTCACTCCTAGTCGTCATTGAAACACCCTTTGAAAAGAGCAATGTGGATGGTGACATCTCTAAGACTCTGCAGAGCCAGGAAATGGATGACCTGGAATTAAAGCAATGGGAGGAGATCTTGTGCAACATGGACACCAAGAAGCCAGTGGCCCCGGGTTTCCAGGAGAGGTTGAATGACAAGGTGACCTCCTGTGTGGAGGAGATATTGTTTAAAAAAGATAATGGAAAGAATCTGGGGTTCCCACGGTATGATGTGACGGCTTCATCTCAGGCCCTTATTCAACAAATTCCTCTGGAACAAATTCCACAAAGCACTGAGCTAAACAGACTTCAAAACCAGCTTGTCAATAATAGGAAATGCAATCAGCAAAGCAATCCCCTGGTGAATTGTCACCATTTCTGGGGGGCTAATTCAGCAGCCGCTACACCATGTGGATTCCAAAATCCAATGTCTACTTCACAGCAAAATTCACTAGACCATGATCCTCAGGGTCCTTTAGTCACCAATATGTCCCAGGATATCACTTCTAAACCAGAAAAGCAAGCACGTTTTGATCAAGCAAATTTGCTAAGTGGGAATATACTAAATTCCTTGGGGTTCAATAACCAGGAAACTACGGGAATTAATCTAACAAATCCTGCACAGGTATTTCAGCCAAAGGCTCCTGCTCCAGTTTCCTGGGGGAAAGTTATTCCTAAAAATCAGATACATCGGAGCTCAACTCTGCTTGACTCAAATCATCCAGCTCCATTAAAAATGAATTCACAAGAGAGTCAGTGGCCAgacccattggtttcaatgaatcCAGTCATCACTTTCAATCAGAATAATTCTCCAAGAGGTCACTCGTTAGATGTTTGGAAATCTGCCACTCCAAATCAGCTGGGAATCAAACCAATGGAGATAGAGTCACCAACTCTACTGGCAAATAACCAACTGAATCTTTTTGGATCACAAGTAACAAATCCATGGATTTCCTCATCACAGCCTGCTCATAACAATGATCAGGGCATGCAAGAATTCAGCATAATGCAGGTGTCTCCAGTGCAAGCTCTACAGAATGAAATATCTGGTTCTCTTGAGCAAAAATCTAGTCCATTAGAAGCTGGCCACCTGTCTGGAAGCCATTCCTTTCCCCAACATACCTCTTCACATGGACCTCACTTAGTGCCACATTTTTACAATAAAGAGCAGCAGCAGATGCTTCAGAACAAACAGTTGTCAACACAGCAACAGCAGCTGATGCAAGCAAGGATGTATCCTCAAGCTCATTGCAGGCCAACTCAAATTCAACACAATGGATTTCCACTGGCCAGCTCCTTGGAGCCAAGTAGCTGGTGTCACGTTCGCTCCCGGGTGGGAAACCAGCAAATGGACAATATTCTTGAAAGCTCATTGAAGTCCTCATCATGTAGTACGTTATCTAGTGATGTCATGTTAGCTTCATGGGAATATGAAAACAGTGGCTTATCCTTTGAAAATGATGTTGCGTTTCCTAAAGCCACTCATGTGACATCTCTTCCCCAGCAACAAAATACCATGCCCTGTCATGGTGAGAGCAATCCAAAAATGTGTAACTTCCAAAGGCCTAAGGAACCCATTCTGGGTTCCTCAGTGACTCCTCCCATGGAAGCTGGGTTGAGGGGACCTTTCTACCAGTTGGAACCAAATTTTCCTCCCGTGTCATTAACAGATAGGCAGATGAAGAGTCAGCAACAGCTCTTCACTTACAATATTCAGCTcaaggtgagggaggggggcataTGTGAAGGTGTGAAAACTGACAGACACAAGAACAACCGAGCTGTGCATGTTAAGTGACAAGCTGAGACATGAACGTTATATAAGGTTTGGTTTTGTAATTATTGTAGTTATACAGACACAATGCAGATGGATTTTGAATACTTGCAACTGAGAGCCAAAAGCTTTCAACCCATTGAGGAAGGAAGATGTCTGGGATATCAGTATTTCTTGAAGGCCATTGTTCTataaaaatggctttaaaaatgtaaacaagcCCACTTTTTATCTTAACAATGCCATTTCAGCATATTCTTCTTCACAACCCCTTACACAGTCTGTGTTCAAAGCACTATTTGAAAAGTCTATTATAATAACGATCCTTGAACCAATAGTACAAGCTATTTCTGGCCTACAAGCCAAATTTTGagaagtggctagtgattttagATGCCTAATTTTTGTGGGCACCTAACCTGAGACCCCTTAAAGGGGCATCTTTCACAAGATGGGTGCTCAGTACTTCCTAAAAATCACAGCCATTTCTGGTGTCCCAAATTGAACACCTGAAATAGAGGTGGTTGGGATTTTTTCAATAATAccacccccattccccacccccaccctcatcagaaaatgctgattcatcaaaactgaaacttgtCATGGAAATGACACATCAGTTTTgatgggaaggtttctcaggccCAGGATTAAATTTCTGGTCAAAGTGAAGGACCCACCTGTGATGTGGGAATTCCAAGTTCAAGTCTTagatcagggacttgaacctggatcaCCTACACCCCCATTGAGTGCCTTCCCCACAAGGCTGAGTCTATCTTTCTGCAGGCCCAGGaatatttaatgatttatacaaAATAGGACAGCTCCAACAGGAGCAATTAAGAGAGACCCACTAGAAAACAGCCTAGTTGTTAGAGCATTCACCTGGATTGTGGCAGACACGGCTTCAAGTCCAGAGGACAACTGTATTCTAATATGTATTTCCAATCAAAgaagataaatatattttctCAGATCTGCAGCCAGCTGTTACCAGTCTGCATATCTGGCTTCAGAGTTATCTTCTAcagacaaagaatgtaggccatgcttacaggatgggggaccctgtcctgggaagcagtgactctgaaaaagatttagggctGTGATAGATAAACAGCtaaacatgagctctcagtgtgatGTTGTAGCTAAtggagctaatgtgatcctggggtgAACAAAAggggaaatcttgagtaggagtagagaggttattttacctctatatttggaactagtgcaactgctgctgaatactgtgtccagttctggcactcacaattcaagaaagatgttggtaAATTAGAGAGGGTgtagagaagagccatgagaatgattttaaaggattagaaactataccttatagtgatagactcaaggagctcaatctatttagcagaacgaagagaaggttaaggggtgacttgatcacagtctataagtacctacacgaggaacaaatatttgatgatgtgctcttcagtctagcagagaaaggtctaacacaatccaatgtctggaagttgaagctaagacaaattcagactggaaataaggtgtaaattgttaatggtgagagtaattaaccactggaacaattggTTAATTCCAAATGGTTGGATCCTCCAtcgctgaccatttttaaattgagatgggatgtttttctaaaagttctgctctaggaattattttggggaaagtctctggcctgtgctatacaggaggtcagactagatgatcacagtgatccttctggccttggaatatatTAATCTTCCCCTTCCATCGCTCTGCTGAGATGCTGACACTGCTCCTCCTTTTTTCCTTGACTGATTGCGATTCTAACTCATCTCTTCTTTTTCTGCTCAGCAGTGTCACCAAAACGAAGAGAATGCCTCCATGGAATTTACTCCTACAATTGCTAAAGACAGTGTGTGTTTCCTCAAGTACTGAGAGGGAATGTAGCAATAGAGAAGGAAAagaccctgctcccagctgtggaCTGATTTCATGGCCTTGGATTGGCAAgcctttttttcccctactgaTGTGTGAATATTTCGATATTATTATAATTGTTGCTGCTGGTGGCTTTTTctaagtgaacacacacacattcctgagaCACTCTACTGTGGATTCCACAGAGACGAACTTGAACACTCATGCATTTTCTACTGAAGAAACTGTGCTCCTCTTAACCAGTTGTCTTCTGCTTGATCTTCTGAGTAGAGCCAAGGAGAATTAAGCACCAATAACTGGATTAGGCACTAAAGTAACTGAGCCACCATAAGCTTTAAAAAACTGGGAACAAGTATTTGGAGTTTCCAATGAGTTTTCCAGGTCAGGTAATTAACAAGACGACACAGATGTACGAAAAATGTCTGAGATGTTGCAATAGAAATTCCATAAGGCTGCTGTCCGATCTCCTGCTTGAACACTAAGGCCCAGAGTTCTAATTCAAGGGGGTGAAGATATGGTCGCAGTCTTTGCAAACATTATTTGTGCATGTGCTCTTGTCCATTGGGAAGTTGTGCGTGATATGATCTGGATATGGAATGGGAGCACTTCTAAATCCAAGCAGCATCTACCTCTCGAATGACTGTACATGACCGAATGACTGAAATCAACCCAAGGGTATCAGTGCTAACAAAGATGCCTATATGCCTTGTACTGACTTATTTTActtttcaggggttctcaaacttcattgcaccatgaccctcttctgacaacaaaaattactatagaTCCCCAGGAatggggaccaaagcctgaggccacccgagccccacagccctaggtgtgggggccaaagcccaagccccaatgctccaggtggtggtggggggggttcaaagctgaagcccaagagcttcagcccagacggggcctgtaacctgagccctgccagccagagctgaagcccttgggctttggctttggcctggggcagtgggactcaggcttcagccccaggccccagcaaatctaagccagccctggcgaccccattaaaatggggtcgcgacccacagtttgagaaccactgctttacatgTATTGGCCACACAGTTGTTTTCTCCACATAAATATAGCCAAGGCTTATGGTAACTTTTCTATGTACTGTGCTGACTTGTTTATCAAAAGCCATGAGAGTCAATAGATAGGGTATGCTGCATATTGTGTTACATTATATTTTATGCAATGGCAATGATTTTGGTGGAGTTGCACAAGATGTAGTTCAGCCCAGAATTTGGCTCAGCTCATATATAaggacactgggccagattctccttgtTTCCCCCACGCAAGCCCATTGAAAAGTAAATAGgagaaggatttggcccaatgtgGTATTTGCTGGTGTGTGATGTTCTATACAGTGGCTGGCTGATGCCAAATCTCTGAACCTGATTGGAATATAGTTGACTTAGAGCCATTGCTCCATGTGGCTGCTTCAACGCCCTATCTAGTCATTGGGTATAAATATATAATGTGTAATGCTTTGATGTGGCATTATCAATGTAGGAATGTGCCATTGCCTGGCAACAATCTTGTTTGTATACTAATATGTGTTTTATTTGTCTCTCCCTATCTGCCTTCAGGATACTTGAGCATATCGCCTTAGCCCCTATTTGGGCATGCAGAGAAAATACCATAttgaatactgtatgcatttGTAACGTATCCCTCTGGGATTCCAGTTGAACTCAACCAGGTGATTCATACAGAGCAATCTACAATCAGGGATTGAGTGCGTATCTTTTTGATCACTCAGCTCAGGAAGATTTTACCCACTCCAAACTTATTTTCAATGACCCGCCAAGGGAGTTTTTTGTTTATTCCCCCCTTGCCCTTTTCTAGTTATGAAATATTGGATCTTAAAGCCAGGTGTCACATAGTTCAacagtttatttatatttttgtcaTGTCATTGATTATCCATTATATCAAATTTCTGGACTTTCACAAAACTTTATACATTAGTGCCTCCACCAGGGTTCTGCCCCCGAGCAAAGTTATCTGTGCCCCAGTACATATCTGTTGTCCTTTTTCTGGCCCCAGTTCACCAAACAAATTACACACAtgctaaagttaagcatgtgtttgacTGACCTCAATACGACTGAAGCACCTAATtaacttcagcatgtgcttagctccatctctctttagAAAAgaacttaagtgctttgctcaatCAAGTCCTCTGTATTTAAATGGAGCCACAAAGACCCAACTACTGTCAGTTAAGTGGAAAAAATATTGGGAAGTTTTGTGTATGTTTGGGCTGGTCGAAAATTTTCTGTcaaactgttttttgatggaaaattggggttttgacaAAATGCAGTTTTACAttgaaagtgtctgctttccatggaaatttttgaTTTTCCATTGAATAACCAAATGCCAAACAAATGAAAAGTTTTCTGATTTTGgccaaaaattgaaatattttattcagCAGTACCTTATGGGAGTTGCAATTTGGGTGACTCATGTCCTCATTCTCCTCTGTGGGCTGTGCCCCCCAGCCAGACTTTATtgcccatgatgcaccatggccatGAGACTCCCATGATGTATCCTGGGTGATGTAGTCCAACTAGGGAGCGAGGCctgtagaggagaatgggaacacAAGGTACCagaactacaattcccaggagACACCACTGTGGCATTTCTAAATGGAAATATTTGGGGAGTTGATTTTTACACCAAAAAGTTGAAGTGTTTCATAGGGAAAAAGCACTtttttccaatcagctctagtGCATGTACTTTATTCATCGAAAGTCCAGTGCTAGTAATGCAAAGTCTACATCAGCCTCAAACAATACTCCTGCTTTCTTTAGTACagtaattttaaatgtttctgcCCTCATTATAAACAGATATCAAGAAGGCTTGGTTAATGGTATAGAATGTCTGTGATTTGAATGAATAATTTAAAGCCTGATCTTTCAGGTATCAATTCCCACTCAAGACAATGACAACTTTGGGCCCTTAATAAAGCCAAAACTAAAAAGAAATAGGCATCTGTAATTTAGTTTGATTTCAGAGGCCTACAGGGCCAAAGGGGttttcaaataaaatgaaagatATTGTGAACCACAAAAAATaagcagagttaaaaaaaaaaaagatgcagttTTCCGTTATAATAAAGGTGCCTATAATCTGAATCCGAATAGTAGGCAGCACCAAGTGcaagttttcagctgaaaaagcAACTTTGAGTTTACTTACAGTTCCTAAATTCACCCTCCCCTTGGCAGATCAAAGCTGTGTCAATGGTCTGACTCCCTCCCACCACGGTGTGTGTGCCTACCTCCCTTTACTACTAATAGAATGACGTCGGCTTTGCCAAAGCACTCAGCGGTGGCCAaactctgctcctgttgaagccaACAGGCGAAGAGTTAGGGCAGTCCGGACTATGGGGATGTGCTTTGTAGCATGCTGCAAAGTCTTGCCCTCTAACTGCCCcaggtagaccctgctggtgccaaCTAAAAGATACCTAGTTTGCATTAACATAGTTTCATACTAAGCACTTCTTTAAACCCTTCCCTCCTGGTACACCCCATGGCTTTGTCTGTACATAATAGTTGTGCCACCAACTATGCCAGTCTGGTTAAAGTAATACAATGCCCCTACTGTGGGTGTAGTTATACCAGTCTGAGCACATTTATAACTTCATcaacagcaggggttgggctgGTGTAACTCATTCATATAAAAATCAGCCCCCTAGTTGACATAATTATACTGATACAAAAACTGTGTGGTGCAAACCTAAGAGAAGAATAGAATCCTAAATTCT of Chrysemys picta bellii isolate R12L10 chromosome 11, ASM1138683v2, whole genome shotgun sequence contains these proteins:
- the LOC101935709 gene encoding LOW QUALITY PROTEIN: aryl hydrocarbon receptor (The sequence of the model RefSeq protein was modified relative to this genomic sequence to represent the inferred CDS: deleted 1 base in 1 codon), yielding MLRTGGVYAGKKRKKPVQKSPKPPPPEGVLSNPSKRHRDRLNQELNKLTSLLPFPEDVQARLDKLSVLRLIVGYLKVKNYLMATVPNHGGHVADQPGTLGGNGQMNLQINGETFSEGDMLLQALNGFVIAVTAEGYVFYVSPTVQDYLGFHQSDIIYQSVFELIHTDDRAMFQCQLHWSLNLPPYKEPERGTAAMPHVDSSTTTMDDPQHLPPENSSFLERSFICRFRCLLDNSSGFLALNFHGRLKLLHGQQKRTEDGTLRPPQLALFAIATPLQPLSILELRTKTFIFQTKHKLDFTPVACDSRGKVVLGYTETELCMRGSGYQFVHAADMMHCAENHVKIMKTGESGITVFRLLTKKAGWLWVQANARLVYKGGQPDCIISRQRALSNEEGEEHLCKRSLQLPFHFATGEAVLYENSPPGFLDYLHTKKVSKAKRETPLEPGSIDPNSLLGAMMNQDESIYVSHADNVPQFSLADIVDIPEEPWLDDGNKRAVKENDSLLVVIETPFEKSNVDGDISKTLQSQEMDDLELKQWEEILCNMDTKKPVAPGFQERLNDKVTSCVEEILFKKDNGKNLGFPRYDVTASSQALIQQIPLEQIPQSTELNRLQNQLVNNRKCNQQSNPLVNCHHFWGANSAAATPCGFQNPMSTSQQNSLDHDPQGPLVTNMSQDITSKPEKQARFDQANLLSGNILNSLGFNNQETTGINLTNPAQVFQPKAPAPVSWGKVIPKNQIHRSSTLLDSNHPAPLKMNSQESQWPDPLVSMNPVITFNQNNSPRGHSLDVWKSATPNQLGIKPMEIESPTLLANNQLNLFGSQVTNPWISSSQPAHNNDQGMQEFSIMQVSPVQALQNEISGSLEQKSSPLEAGHLSGSHSFPQHTSSHGPHLVPHFYNKEQQQMLQNKQLSTQQQQLMQARMYPQAHCRPTQIQHNGFPLASSLEPSSWCHVRSRVGNQQMDNILESSLKSSSCSTLSSDVMLASWEYENSGLSFENDVAFPKATHVTSLPQQQNTMPCHGESNPKMCNFQRPKEPILGSSVTPPMEAGLRGPFYQLEPNFPPVSLTDRQMKSQQQLFTYNIQLKQCHQNEENASMEFTPTIAKDSVCFLKY